A section of the Streptomyces sp. Je 1-369 genome encodes:
- the groL gene encoding chaperonin GroEL (60 kDa chaperone family; promotes refolding of misfolded polypeptides especially under stressful conditions; forms two stacked rings of heptamers to form a barrel-shaped 14mer; ends can be capped by GroES; misfolded proteins enter the barrel where they are refolded when GroES binds), with amino-acid sequence MAKILKFDEDARRALERGVNKLADTVKVTIGPRGRNVVIDKKFGAPTITNDGVTIAREVEIEDPYENLGAQLVKEVATKTNDIAGDGTTTATVLAQALVKEGLRNVAAGASPAALKKGIDAAVAAVSEELLATARPIDDKADIAAVAGLSAQDPQVGELIAEAMDKVGKDGVITVEESNTFGLELDFTEGMAFDKGYLSPYMVSDQERMEAVLDDPYILIHQGKISSIQDLLPLLEKVIQANASKPLLIIAEDVEGEALSTLVVNKIRGTFNAVAVKAPGFGDRRKAMLGDIATLTGGTVIAEEVGLKIDQVGLDVLGTARRVTITKDDTTIVDGGGNKADVEGRVAQIKAEIDATDSDWDREKLQERLAKLAGGVCVIKVGAATEVELKEKKHRLEDAISATRAAVEEGIVSGGGSALVHAAKVLGDSLGKDGDEATGVAVVRRAAVEPLRWIAENAGLEGYVITSKVAELDKGFGFNAATGEYGDLVKAGVIDPVKVTRSALENAASIASLLLTTETLVVEKPAEEEAEAGHGHGHGHSH; translated from the coding sequence ATGGCGAAGATCCTGAAGTTCGACGAGGACGCCCGTCGCGCCCTTGAGCGCGGCGTCAACAAGCTTGCCGACACGGTCAAGGTGACGATCGGCCCCCGCGGCCGCAACGTCGTCATCGACAAGAAGTTCGGCGCCCCGACCATCACCAACGACGGCGTCACCATCGCCCGTGAGGTGGAGATCGAGGACCCGTACGAGAACCTCGGCGCCCAGCTGGTGAAGGAGGTGGCGACCAAGACCAACGACATCGCTGGTGACGGCACCACCACCGCCACCGTGCTCGCCCAGGCCCTCGTCAAGGAAGGCCTGCGCAACGTCGCCGCCGGTGCCTCCCCGGCCGCCCTGAAGAAGGGCATCGACGCCGCCGTCGCGGCCGTCTCCGAGGAGCTCCTCGCCACCGCCCGCCCGATCGACGACAAGGCCGACATCGCGGCCGTCGCCGGTCTGTCGGCCCAGGACCCGCAGGTCGGCGAGCTCATCGCCGAGGCGATGGACAAGGTCGGCAAGGACGGTGTCATCACCGTCGAGGAGTCCAACACCTTCGGCCTCGAGCTCGACTTCACCGAGGGCATGGCCTTCGACAAGGGCTACCTGTCGCCGTACATGGTCTCCGACCAGGAGCGTATGGAGGCCGTCCTCGACGACCCGTACATCCTGATCCACCAGGGCAAGATCTCCTCCATCCAGGACCTCCTGCCGCTGCTCGAGAAGGTCATCCAGGCCAACGCCTCGAAGCCGCTCCTGATCATCGCCGAGGACGTCGAGGGCGAGGCCCTGTCGACCCTGGTCGTGAACAAGATCCGCGGCACCTTCAACGCCGTCGCGGTGAAGGCCCCCGGCTTCGGCGACCGCCGCAAGGCCATGCTCGGTGACATCGCCACCCTCACCGGCGGCACCGTCATCGCCGAAGAGGTCGGCCTCAAGATCGACCAGGTCGGTCTCGACGTGCTCGGCACCGCCCGCCGCGTCACCATCACCAAGGACGACACGACGATCGTCGACGGCGGCGGCAACAAGGCCGACGTCGAGGGCCGCGTCGCCCAGATCAAGGCCGAGATCGACGCCACGGACTCCGACTGGGACCGCGAGAAGCTCCAGGAGCGCCTCGCGAAGCTGGCCGGCGGCGTGTGCGTCATCAAGGTCGGCGCCGCCACCGAGGTGGAGCTCAAGGAGAAGAAGCACCGTCTGGAGGACGCCATCTCCGCGACCCGCGCCGCGGTCGAGGAGGGCATCGTCTCCGGTGGTGGCTCCGCTCTGGTGCACGCCGCCAAGGTGCTCGGCGACTCGCTCGGCAAGGACGGCGACGAGGCCACCGGTGTGGCCGTCGTCCGCCGCGCCGCCGTCGAGCCGCTGCGCTGGATCGCCGAGAACGCCGGCCTCGAGGGCTACGTCATCACCTCGAAGGTCGCCGAGCTCGACAAGGGCTTCGGCTTCAACGCCGCGACCGGTGAGTACGGCGACCTGGTCAAGGCTGGCGTCATCGACCCGGTCAAGGTCACGCGCTCCGCGCTGGAGAACGCCGCGTCGATCGCCTCGCTGCTCCTGACGACCGAGACCCTCGTCGTCGAGAAGCCGGCCGAGGAAGAGGCGGAGGCCGGTCACGGCCACGGCCACGGTCACTCGCACTGA
- a CDS encoding SDR family NAD(P)-dependent oxidoreductase, with amino-acid sequence MTTALITGSTAGIGAAFARRLAGDGHNLVLVARDTKRLREQATELHDRHGIEAEVLTADLATDDGIEAVEKRLADRRDAVDLLINNAGFGNKGRYLEVSLADELTMLKVHCEAVLRLTSAATEAMRERGRGGVVNVASVAAFVPRGTYGASKAWVVQFTQGAAKDLAGSGVRLMALCPGFVRTEFHERAGMGTSNIPNWMWLDADKLVTVALADLARGKTVSVPDPRYKALMGVVKVTPRALLGGVTSRTGRKYGPQ; translated from the coding sequence ATGACTACGGCTCTGATTACGGGATCGACCGCCGGCATCGGCGCGGCCTTCGCGCGGCGCCTCGCGGGTGACGGGCACAACCTCGTGCTGGTGGCCCGCGACACGAAGCGGCTGCGGGAACAGGCGACCGAGCTGCACGACCGGCACGGCATCGAGGCGGAGGTGCTGACCGCGGACCTGGCGACGGACGACGGCATCGAGGCCGTCGAGAAGCGGCTCGCCGACCGCAGGGACGCGGTCGACCTGCTGATCAACAACGCGGGGTTCGGCAACAAGGGCCGCTATCTGGAGGTCTCGCTCGCCGACGAACTGACCATGCTCAAGGTGCACTGCGAGGCGGTGCTGCGGCTGACGTCCGCCGCGACGGAGGCGATGCGGGAGCGCGGCCGGGGCGGTGTCGTGAACGTCGCGTCGGTGGCGGCGTTCGTGCCGCGCGGGACGTACGGCGCGTCGAAGGCGTGGGTCGTGCAGTTCACCCAGGGCGCGGCGAAGGACCTGGCCGGGTCCGGGGTGCGGCTGATGGCGCTGTGCCCCGGTTTCGTACGGACGGAGTTCCACGAGCGGGCCGGGATGGGCACGTCCAACATCCCCAACTGGATGTGGCTCGACGCGGACAAGCTGGTCACGGTGGCTCTGGCGGACCTCGCCCGCGGCAAGACGGTGTCGGTCCCCGACCCGCGCTACAAGGCGCTGATGGGCGTGGTGAAGGTGACGCCGCGCGCGCTGCTGGGCGGCGTCACGTCCCGTACCGGCCGCAAGTACGGCCCGCAGTAG
- a CDS encoding MOSC domain-containing protein — MELLSVNVGRRKDVAYTNSPSGSTGIDKRPVEGPVRVAAPGAKGVGGSGLAGDEICDLRHHGGDDQAVYAYAREDLDAWQGALGRPLPDGSFGENLTTSGVDVSGARIGERWRVGADLVLEVTSGRIPCRTFQGHLDEKGWVKRFTEEGAPGAYLRVVAPGEIRAGDPIEIVHRPEHGVTVALEFRAVTTEKDLLPGLLAAGAALHPETAERARKHVERRGDASVSRSH, encoded by the coding sequence ATGGAGCTTCTTTCTGTGAACGTGGGCCGCCGCAAGGACGTCGCGTACACCAACTCGCCCTCGGGCAGTACCGGCATCGACAAGCGGCCGGTGGAGGGTCCGGTGCGGGTGGCGGCGCCGGGCGCGAAAGGCGTGGGCGGCAGCGGTCTGGCCGGGGACGAGATCTGCGACCTGCGGCATCACGGCGGCGACGACCAGGCGGTGTACGCGTACGCCCGAGAGGACCTCGACGCGTGGCAGGGCGCCCTCGGCCGCCCCCTGCCCGACGGCTCCTTCGGCGAGAACCTCACGACGTCGGGCGTCGACGTGAGCGGCGCGCGGATCGGCGAGCGCTGGCGGGTCGGCGCCGATCTGGTGCTCGAAGTGACGAGCGGGCGCATCCCCTGCCGTACGTTCCAGGGCCATCTCGACGAGAAGGGCTGGGTCAAGCGGTTCACGGAGGAGGGGGCTCCGGGTGCGTACCTGCGGGTCGTCGCACCGGGTGAGATCCGCGCCGGGGACCCCATCGAGATCGTGCACCGGCCGGAGCACGGTGTCACCGTCGCCCTGGAGTTCCGTGCCGTCACGACGGAGAAGGACCTGCTGCCCGGGCTGCTCGCGGCGGGTGCAGCCCTGCATCCCGAGACGGCGGAACGTGCGCGGAAGCACGTGGAGCGGCGGGGCGACGCGTCGGTCTCGCGATCTCACTAG
- a CDS encoding LysR family transcriptional regulator codes for MIEARHLRVLRAVAATGSFSAAARELGCTQPAVSQQMKALESSTGTPLLIRTGREMRLTQAGEALVRHAAGILAGLTAAEEEVAAIAGLRAGRVRLVSFPSGSSTLVPCALAALRAAHPGTRVSLVEAEPPRSVEMLREGDCDVALAFRYEGATAAEEWGDLVVRPLLADRLVGLVPEGHRLAGADSVTIGEFADESWIAGCPRCRRQLVEVCESAGFVPRIDFATDDYPAVIGLVGAGLGVAVLPELAIESVRPMGARTVTVEPAVRREIVALTLPDLAQVPAVAATLDHLARAAAR; via the coding sequence ATGATCGAGGCCCGTCACCTCCGTGTCCTGCGCGCCGTGGCCGCCACCGGCTCCTTCTCCGCCGCGGCCCGCGAGCTCGGCTGCACCCAGCCCGCCGTCAGCCAGCAGATGAAGGCGCTCGAATCCTCGACGGGCACGCCGCTGCTGATCCGCACCGGCCGAGAGATGCGTCTCACGCAGGCGGGCGAGGCCCTGGTCCGGCACGCCGCGGGCATCCTCGCCGGGCTCACCGCGGCCGAGGAGGAGGTCGCCGCCATCGCGGGCCTGCGCGCGGGCCGGGTCCGGCTCGTCTCCTTCCCCAGCGGCAGCTCCACCCTCGTCCCGTGCGCCCTCGCGGCGCTGCGCGCGGCCCACCCGGGCACCCGCGTCTCCCTCGTCGAGGCCGAGCCGCCGCGCTCGGTGGAGATGCTGCGCGAGGGCGACTGCGACGTCGCGCTCGCCTTCCGGTACGAAGGGGCGACGGCAGCCGAGGAGTGGGGCGACCTCGTCGTGCGCCCGCTGCTCGCGGACCGGCTGGTCGGCCTCGTGCCCGAGGGGCACCGGCTCGCCGGAGCGGACTCGGTCACCATCGGCGAGTTCGCCGACGAGTCGTGGATCGCGGGGTGCCCCCGCTGCCGCAGGCAACTGGTGGAGGTCTGCGAGAGCGCGGGCTTCGTGCCGCGGATCGACTTCGCGACCGACGACTATCCGGCGGTGATCGGCCTGGTCGGCGCCGGACTGGGAGTGGCGGTGCTGCCCGAGCTCGCGATCGAGTCGGTACGCCCGATGGGCGCCCGCACCGTGACGGTGGAGCCCGCCGTGCGGCGGGAGATCGTGGCGCTCACGCTGCCGGACCTGGCGCAGGTACCGGCCGTCGCCGCCACGCTGGACCACCTCGCGCGGGCCGCCGCCCGCTGA
- a CDS encoding WhiB family transcriptional regulator — translation MADFSRLPGPNADLWDWQLLAACRGVDSSLFFHPEGERGAARSARENSAKEVCMRCPVRAECAAHALAVREPYGVWGGLTEDEREELMGRARNRLVTAAASAGSAVSHS, via the coding sequence ATGGCAGATTTCTCCCGCCTTCCCGGACCGAACGCAGATCTCTGGGACTGGCAGCTCCTCGCGGCCTGCCGTGGGGTCGACAGCTCGCTCTTCTTCCACCCGGAGGGTGAGCGGGGAGCGGCGCGCAGCGCACGTGAGAACTCCGCCAAGGAGGTCTGCATGCGATGCCCGGTGCGGGCGGAGTGCGCCGCTCACGCACTCGCGGTGCGCGAGCCGTACGGCGTGTGGGGCGGTCTGACCGAGGACGAGCGCGAGGAGCTCATGGGCCGCGCGCGCAATCGCCTCGTCACGGCGGCCGCATCGGCGGGCAGCGCCGTGTCGCACAGCTGA
- a CDS encoding response regulator transcription factor, translating into MTSVLVCDDSPLAREALRRAVATVPGVERVTTAANGEEVLRRWGADRSDLILMDVRMPGLGGVETVRRLLSADPGARIIMLTVAEDLDGVALAVAAGARGYLHKDASRAELRATVTQALADPTWRLAPRRLRSAEMGAAPTLTAREIQVLEGMSHGRSNAEIGRELFLSEDTVKTHARRLFKKLGASDRAHAVALGFRWGLVR; encoded by the coding sequence ATGACATCGGTCCTCGTCTGCGACGACTCCCCGCTTGCCCGAGAGGCGCTCCGCCGCGCGGTCGCGACCGTGCCCGGCGTCGAGCGCGTGACCACGGCGGCCAACGGCGAGGAAGTCCTCCGCCGCTGGGGCGCCGACCGCTCGGACCTGATTCTGATGGACGTACGGATGCCCGGTCTCGGCGGCGTGGAGACCGTCCGCAGGCTGCTGTCCGCCGACCCCGGTGCGCGCATCATCATGCTCACCGTCGCCGAGGATCTGGACGGGGTCGCACTCGCGGTCGCGGCCGGCGCCCGCGGCTATCTGCACAAGGACGCCTCGCGTGCCGAACTGCGCGCGACCGTCACCCAGGCGCTCGCCGACCCGACGTGGCGGCTCGCCCCGCGGAGACTGCGCTCGGCGGAGATGGGCGCCGCCCCCACCCTCACCGCGCGTGAGATCCAAGTCCTCGAAGGCATGAGCCACGGCCGCTCGAACGCGGAGATCGGACGGGAGCTCTTCCTCTCCGAGGACACCGTGAAAACGCACGCCAGGCGGCTCTTCAAGAAGCTCGGCGCCTCGGACCGCGCACACGCCGTGGCACTCGGTTTCCGCTGGGGTCTGGTGCGCTGA
- a CDS encoding sigma-70 family RNA polymerase sigma factor: MRDDKTTVIGALVLRAVEGDEQATHDLLAHVHPLALRYCRTRLSRLPGDARHFVEDLAQEVCVAVLLALPRYKDTGRPFEAFVFAIAAHKVADLQRAAMRHPGSTAVPSDEMPERPDDSLGPEERALLSSDAEWAKKLLANLPDNQRELLLLRIAVGLTAEETGQMLGMSPGAVRVAQHRALSRLRALAEQ, translated from the coding sequence ATGCGCGATGACAAGACGACGGTGATCGGTGCCCTCGTTCTACGCGCTGTGGAGGGCGACGAGCAGGCCACGCACGACCTCCTGGCCCACGTCCACCCCCTGGCGCTGCGCTACTGCCGTACCCGTCTGTCCCGGCTGCCCGGTGACGCACGGCACTTCGTGGAGGACCTGGCGCAGGAAGTCTGCGTCGCCGTCCTCCTCGCCCTGCCGCGCTACAAGGACACGGGGCGTCCCTTCGAGGCGTTCGTCTTCGCGATCGCGGCGCACAAGGTGGCCGACCTGCAGCGCGCGGCGATGCGGCACCCCGGATCGACCGCCGTGCCCTCGGACGAGATGCCCGAGCGGCCCGACGACTCGCTGGGCCCCGAGGAGCGCGCGCTGCTCAGCAGCGACGCCGAGTGGGCCAAGAAGCTCCTCGCCAACCTCCCGGACAACCAGCGCGAGCTGCTGCTGCTGCGGATCGCCGTCGGGCTCACGGCCGAGGAGACCGGGCAGATGCTCGGAATGTCGCCGGGGGCGGTGCGGGTCGCACAGCACCGGGCGCTGAGCAGGCTGCGGGCGCTCGCGGAGCAGTGA
- the guaB gene encoding IMP dehydrogenase, whose product MTANGGSSTGVPEKFATLGLTYDDVLLLPGASDMAPDQIDTSSLVSKNVRVNVPLLSAAMDKVTESRMAIAMARQGGVGVLHRNLSIADQANQVDLVKRSESGMVTDPITVHPDATLGEADAICAKFRISGVPVTDAAGKLLGIVTNRDMAFESDRTRQVREVMTPMPLVTGKVGISGVDAMELLRRHKIEKLPLVDDAGILKGLITVKDFVKAEKYPNASKDAGGRLLVGAAVGVAGDAFERAQALVAAGVDFIVVDTAHGHSRLVGDMVAKIKSDAPGVDVIGGNIATREGAKALIDAGVDGIKVGVGPGSICTTRVVAGIGVPQVTAIYEASLAAKEAGVPVIGDGGLQYSGDIAKALVAGADTVMLGSLLAGCEESPGELLFINGKQFKSYRGMGSLGAMQTRGDQRSFSKDRYFQEGVASDEKLVPEGIEGQVPYRGPLSAVVHQLIGGLRQSMFYVGGRTVPDLQANGRFVRITSAGLKESHPHDIQMTVEAPNYSRTK is encoded by the coding sequence ATGACTGCAAACGGCGGTTCTTCGACTGGGGTGCCCGAGAAATTCGCGACACTCGGGCTGACCTACGACGACGTGCTGCTGCTGCCGGGCGCGTCGGACATGGCGCCCGACCAGATCGACACTTCCTCGCTCGTCTCGAAGAACGTCAGGGTGAACGTCCCGCTGCTCTCCGCGGCGATGGACAAGGTCACCGAGTCCCGCATGGCGATCGCCATGGCGCGGCAGGGCGGCGTCGGTGTACTGCACCGCAACCTCTCCATCGCGGACCAGGCCAACCAGGTCGACCTGGTGAAGCGCTCCGAGTCCGGCATGGTCACCGACCCGATCACGGTGCACCCGGACGCGACGCTCGGCGAGGCCGACGCGATCTGCGCGAAGTTCCGCATCAGCGGCGTCCCGGTCACCGACGCGGCCGGCAAGCTGCTCGGCATCGTCACCAACCGCGACATGGCCTTCGAGTCGGACCGCACGCGCCAGGTGCGCGAGGTCATGACGCCGATGCCGCTCGTCACCGGCAAGGTCGGCATCTCCGGCGTGGACGCCATGGAACTGCTGCGCCGCCACAAGATCGAGAAGCTTCCGCTGGTCGACGACGCGGGCATCCTCAAGGGCCTCATCACGGTCAAGGACTTCGTGAAGGCCGAGAAGTACCCGAACGCGTCCAAGGACGCCGGAGGCCGCCTCCTGGTGGGTGCCGCCGTGGGTGTCGCGGGCGACGCGTTCGAGCGCGCCCAGGCCCTCGTCGCCGCGGGCGTCGACTTCATCGTCGTCGACACCGCGCACGGCCACTCCCGCCTGGTCGGCGACATGGTCGCCAAGATCAAGTCCGACGCCCCCGGCGTCGACGTCATCGGTGGCAACATCGCCACGCGCGAGGGCGCCAAGGCGCTCATCGACGCGGGTGTCGACGGCATCAAGGTCGGCGTGGGCCCCGGCTCCATCTGCACGACCCGCGTCGTCGCCGGCATCGGCGTACCGCAGGTAACGGCTATCTACGAAGCGTCGCTCGCCGCCAAGGAGGCCGGTGTCCCGGTCATCGGCGACGGCGGCCTGCAGTACTCCGGAGACATCGCCAAGGCGCTCGTCGCCGGCGCCGACACGGTCATGCTGGGCTCCCTGCTCGCGGGCTGTGAGGAGTCCCCCGGAGAGCTGCTCTTCATCAACGGCAAGCAGTTCAAGTCGTACCGCGGCATGGGCTCGCTGGGCGCCATGCAGACGCGCGGCGACCAGCGCTCCTTCTCCAAGGACCGGTACTTCCAGGAGGGCGTCGCCTCCGACGAGAAGCTGGTTCCTGAGGGCATCGAGGGCCAGGTTCCCTACCGCGGCCCGCTCTCGGCGGTCGTCCACCAGCTGATCGGCGGACTGCGCCAGTCGATGTTCTACGTGGGCGGGCGCACCGTCCCCGACCTCCAGGCCAACGGCCGATTCGTCCGCATCACGTCCGCGGGTCTCAAGGAGAGCCACCCGCACGACATCCAGATGACGGTCGAAGCACCGAACTACAGCCGCACCAAGTAG
- a CDS encoding GuaB3 family IMP dehydrogenase-related protein yields MTEIEIGRGKRGRRAYAFDDIAVVPSRRTRDPKEVSIAWQIDAYRFELPFLAAPMDSVVSPQTAIRIGELGGLGVLNLEGLWTRYEDPQPLLDEIAELDAETATRRLQEIYAAPIKADLIGQRIKEVRDAGVVTAAALSPQRTAEFSKAVVDAGVDIFVIRGTTVSAEHVSGAAEPLNLKQFIYELDVPVIVGGCATYTAALHLMRTGAAGVLVGFGGGAAHTTRNVLGIQVPMATAVADVAAARRDYMDESGGRYVHVIADGGVGWSGDLPKAIACGADSVMMGSPLARATDAPGKGHHWGMEAVHEDVPRGKKVDLGTVGTTEEILAGPSHIPDGSMNFFGALRRAMATTGYSELKEFQRVEVTVADSQHAR; encoded by the coding sequence GTGACTGAGATCGAGATCGGGCGCGGCAAGCGCGGCCGCCGCGCGTACGCCTTCGACGACATCGCCGTCGTACCGAGCCGGCGCACCCGCGACCCGAAGGAGGTCTCGATCGCGTGGCAGATCGACGCCTACCGCTTCGAGCTGCCCTTCCTGGCCGCTCCGATGGACTCCGTGGTCTCACCGCAGACCGCCATCCGCATCGGTGAGCTCGGCGGCCTCGGCGTCCTGAACCTCGAAGGCCTCTGGACGCGGTACGAGGACCCGCAGCCCCTCCTCGACGAGATCGCCGAGCTGGACGCGGAGACCGCGACCCGGCGCCTCCAGGAGATCTACGCGGCCCCCATCAAGGCCGACCTCATCGGGCAGCGCATCAAGGAGGTGCGCGACGCCGGTGTGGTCACCGCCGCCGCGCTCTCCCCGCAGCGCACCGCCGAGTTCTCCAAGGCCGTCGTGGACGCCGGCGTGGACATCTTCGTGATCCGCGGCACCACCGTCTCCGCCGAGCACGTCTCCGGCGCCGCCGAGCCGCTGAACCTGAAGCAGTTCATCTACGAGCTGGACGTCCCGGTCATCGTCGGCGGCTGCGCCACGTACACGGCCGCGCTGCACCTGATGCGCACCGGCGCCGCGGGTGTCCTGGTCGGCTTCGGTGGCGGCGCCGCGCACACCACGCGCAACGTCCTCGGCATCCAGGTGCCGATGGCCACCGCGGTCGCCGACGTCGCGGCGGCCCGCCGTGACTACATGGACGAGTCCGGCGGTCGCTACGTCCACGTCATCGCCGACGGCGGCGTGGGCTGGTCCGGCGACCTGCCCAAGGCCATCGCGTGCGGCGCCGACTCCGTGATGATGGGCTCCCCGCTGGCCCGCGCCACGGACGCGCCCGGCAAGGGCCACCACTGGGGCATGGAGGCCGTCCACGAGGACGTGCCGCGCGGCAAGAAGGTCGACCTGGGCACGGTCGGCACCACGGAGGAGATCCTCGCCGGTCCTTCGCACATCCCGGACGGCTCGATGAACTTCTTCGGAGCGCTGCGTCGCGCCATGGCGACCACGGGCTACAGCGAGCTCAAGGAGTTCCAGCGCGTCGAGGTGACGGTCGCGGACTCGCAGCACGCGCGCTGA
- a CDS encoding nucleotide sugar dehydrogenase, whose product MPADLAVIGLGHLGLPLAQAAVARGIDTIGYDPVRAADLAGGRLPCDGAEGILTAADVRRMLSGGFRPTVNPAELGRVRTAVICAPTPPAADRSLDLSQVAEAARALAARLRPHTTVILESPAYPGTTEEFLRPILESGSGLRAGRDFHLAYSPGRLDPGNRSHGYAGTPKVIGGLTPACTESAATFYGRLTDKVVRARGPREAETVHLLETNYRHVNMALVNEMAVLCHDLGIDLWDVIRCAETKPFGFQAFRPGPGVGGHGVPLDVPNPSRGARPLRMVELAQQVNDRMPQYVIQRSATLLNEHGKSVRGARVLLLGVTYKPDLADQQGAPAQEVATRLMELGAAVSYHDPYVPNWSVLGRPVPRADTLYEAAADADLTILLQHHRTYDLQGLAVKAQLLLDTRGATPAGAAHRL is encoded by the coding sequence ATGCCCGCAGATCTCGCCGTCATCGGTCTCGGCCACCTCGGCCTGCCCCTCGCCCAGGCCGCCGTCGCACGCGGCATCGACACCATCGGCTACGACCCCGTCCGTGCCGCGGACCTGGCCGGCGGCCGACTGCCCTGCGACGGCGCCGAGGGCATTCTCACCGCCGCCGACGTCCGCCGGATGCTCTCGGGGGGCTTCCGGCCGACCGTCAACCCGGCCGAGCTCGGCCGGGTCCGCACCGCTGTCATCTGCGCCCCCACTCCGCCGGCGGCGGATCGCTCGCTCGACCTCAGCCAGGTGGCCGAAGCGGCCCGGGCGCTCGCCGCCCGCCTGCGTCCGCACACCACCGTGATCCTCGAATCCCCCGCGTACCCGGGGACCACCGAGGAATTCCTCCGTCCGATTCTCGAATCGGGCTCGGGCCTGCGGGCCGGGCGCGACTTCCACCTCGCGTACTCCCCCGGCCGCCTCGACCCCGGCAACCGTTCCCACGGCTACGCGGGCACCCCCAAGGTCATCGGCGGCCTCACCCCGGCCTGCACCGAGTCCGCCGCCACCTTCTACGGCCGCCTCACCGACAAGGTCGTCCGCGCCCGCGGCCCCCGCGAGGCGGAGACCGTGCACCTCCTGGAGACCAACTACCGGCACGTGAACATGGCCCTGGTCAACGAGATGGCGGTGCTCTGCCACGACCTCGGCATCGACCTGTGGGACGTCATCCGCTGCGCCGAGACCAAGCCCTTCGGCTTCCAGGCGTTCCGTCCCGGACCCGGCGTCGGCGGCCACGGCGTCCCCCTCGACGTCCCGAACCCCTCCCGGGGCGCCCGCCCCCTGCGCATGGTCGAGCTGGCCCAGCAGGTCAACGACCGCATGCCGCAGTACGTGATCCAGCGCTCGGCGACCCTGCTCAACGAGCACGGCAAGTCCGTCCGCGGCGCCCGCGTCCTGCTCCTCGGCGTCACCTACAAGCCCGACCTCGCCGACCAGCAGGGCGCCCCCGCCCAGGAGGTGGCGACCCGCCTCATGGAGCTCGGCGCCGCCGTCAGCTACCACGACCCGTACGTGCCCAACTGGAGCGTGCTCGGCCGCCCCGTCCCCCGCGCGGACACCCTCTACGAGGCCGCCGCCGACGCCGACCTGACGATCCTGCTCCAGCACCACCGCACGTACGACCTGCAAGGCCTCGCCGTGAAGGCCCAGCTGCTCCTGGACACCAGGGGCGCGACCCCGGCAGGCGCGGCACACCGCCTGTAA